The Flavivirga eckloniae genomic interval ATAGCGCCATTTAGATCATTCATAAAGGTTGATAATTTATATGTGTTTCCATATAATTCAGAATCTGTTATTCTTTGCAACGTATTGGGGTGTAATATGTGGCTTAGTACATTTTTTTGATATCCCAGTACTTGTTTGTGAATTTTAGGATCTTCTGGAGTTCTAAAATTATAACCTCTCCTTTGCATGGCCAAATAGTTGTATAAATCATTAGGAGCTTTAAAAGCATCGGGTGCGAACACATATTTACTTAAAGCAACCATAGCTCTTTTTTGATCGTTTAGACTTACTGGTGTGTACGGTTGTTTTTCACCTTCTTGTCCCGCCATGGCTCTATCTACATAAACACCACCAATAAATCTTGAGATTACATTGGCTGCATTAGCCTTTTGACTACTTAGAATGAGATAGGCTTGCCTTAATTCTTGATAAGACTGACCGGATTTGGTAAACTTATCTTTTATACCAAGCATCATCGCGTTAACGGTTTCAAATCGATCGATGGAATATCTAATTTGGTCGTTAGACATATCTCCAACCATAACCCTTGGATCAATAGCTTTTCCGGGCGATCGCATATCGTCGGCATCATTACCAAAAATAAGTTCTGGTTGGGTTGATTTATTTAATAATGTCGTTTTTTCTGCTTCAGTTTTAAAAGGAGTATATCCAAATTGAATCGCCCAAATATCATAAGGACCAACAGCTGTATCGTAATACTGCCCTTGTTTAGATCTGTCTCTAGTTACATTTATAGCAGCATAGTCCATTACAGAACCGGTTAAACATTTGCCCTTAATAAAATTGGGATCTGCTAATTGCTCTGGTGAGAATAGTTGACTGGCTTTCATATTATGGTTTAGTCCTAATGTATGCCCGACTTCGTGCATAATTAATGCTAACATAGCTTCTTTTTTCATACGTTTCATCTCCAGATCTGTAGCATTGGTAGCTTTTAAAACCGCATTTCCGAAAAGTGTATTTTCATGCATAACATGACCTAAAGAGCAATACATGTTATGATCTTCTTCAAGACTTGAATTTTCATAAGTTTCGTTAGCTGATGCTAGATGAAATAACTTATCGTACATCACCCTGTTGGTAAAATGCACATATTCCAACATAATATCAGCCCCTAGGATTTGTCCTGTTCTTGGGTTTACAAAACTGGGTCCATATCCGCCAAAAGGTGGTTTAGGCGATGAAGTCCAGCGTAATACATTATATCTTATGTCGCCAGCATCCCATTTGGCATCGTCTGGTTGAATTTTTACAACCATAGCATTTTTAAATCCAGCTTTTTCGAAAGCTACGTTCCATTTTAAAACACCATTTTTTATAGTTTCTCTCCATTCTAAAGGAGTTGTATTTTCTATCCACCACGTAATTGGTTCTACAGGTTCAGAAATGGAGGCATTAGGATCCTTCTTTTTTAAGTTCCAACGGTGTACTAGATCGCGGTATGGCGTAGCATCGGTAGAAGTTTGGTCATCAACTTGATTTGTAAAATAACCAACCCGAGGGTCATCTAACCTAATTTCATAATCGTTTTCTGGCATAGCTATTAAACTGTGATACACTTTAACACTTACGTTTCTGCCATCTGCCAAGGCATTAGAACCATTATTTAAAACAGAAGGAGAGGAGTAAACATATTCTACTTCCAAATCGGTATTGCTATCGTAGTTTCTAATAGCACTTATTTTAGTTTTTGTTTTGCTTAAAGAACCTAATTTAAAAGTATTTGGAGGCGTACCCGGCAATTTAGGTCGTTTAATTTGAGATAGTGTTTCTGCTAAAAAAAGGTTGTCGGCTTTTATAAGATAAAGCCCTTTTTTTTCATCGTGGCTTTCAATTTTTATACTAGCCATATTACCATTACTAATGTTGGCATCTTTAGATTTAGAAAGTGGACTTTCCGGATCAAAGTAAAATGAGGTGTTTTGGGTAATAAACTCGATTTTGTTAAAATACTTTTCAATTTTAAATACTTTGGAGCCTCTATAAATACCTTTTATGGCTCTTCCAGCCTCCATAACGCCATTGGCGATTTGACTGAAATAGATATATTCTTTGTTTATCTGATCTTCAGAAATAAGCATTTGTATTGTCCCCGTTATAGTGTCTTGATAAATGGTGAAGAGACCATCTATTTTTTTACTGGATTTAACCAGTTCGGTAATCGTTTTTTTCTTTGGTTTTTTCTTGTCAGGTTTGGCAGCAACTTCTATTTGATTTTTTTCTTTTCCTTTTTTTCTTTTTTGAGCCACTGCATTTTCCGATACGGTAAAAAGCATTAATGTTAGCACAAAACAAATGAGTTTTGTGGCTCTTAAATTTTTTAATGTCATCATGTTAAACGATTAGAGTTTAGGTTTTATTAATTTTTTGAATTAGTCGCGATAAAATTAAAGATAAAGAACTGGCTAATGTCTATATAAAATGTTAAAAGAGCTCTAAGGTTGCATATTTTAAGAAGTTTATTAAACAATATATCAGTATCTTTAACCACTTATGATAAAAGACACTAAGATTGCCATATTAATTGATGGGGACAATATACCTTCGAAGTACATTTCTGAAATGATGGAAGAAATAGCTAAATATGGTACACCAACCATAAAACGTATTTACGGAGATTGGACGAAACCACACTTATCTAAATGGAAAACTGTGTTGCTGGAAAATGCTGTAACGCCAGTTCAGCAATATGGTTATACTACAGGAAAGAATGCCACGGATTCTGCAATGATTATTGATGCCATGGATATTTTATATTCTGAAAAGGTTAATGGCTTTTGTTTGGTGTCTTCTGATAGCGATTTTACCAGATTGGCTACTCGGTTAAGGGAAGCTGGCATGCAAGTTTACGGTATGGGAGAGAAGAAAACCCCTAACCCGTTTATTGTGGCTTGCGATAAGTTTATTTATCTGGAAATTCTTAAAAAGGATACTGAAAAAGGGGATAAGGAAGGAAAATCTAAAAAGGCGAATTTATATAATATTACTCCTAAAGTAATTAGGCTTCTTAAAAACTCGGTATCGGATGCTGCTGGGGATGATGGCTGGGCTTTTCTTGGAGATGTTGGTTCTTTAATTTTAAAGAAACAACCTAATTTTGATTCGAGAAACTTTGGTTTTGATAAGTTAATGCCTCTTTTTAAATCATTAGATCATTTTGAAATGGAACAGCGTGATCAAAGCAGCGGACGGTTTAAATTAATTTATGTCCGGAATAAGTGACCTATTTCTAGTTTCTCTTCGAATATAATTTATACAAATCTAAAGTACTCAGTGGCCGTGCTGGATGACTAAATATTACGTCTAAAAAACAGAAAACCCCACGATGTTGCTTTGAGGCAAACATTTCGTAGGGCTTTCCAAACTAACCAACCAAAATTGTTATGATCGTCTTCTGCTAGTCGATCGCATATTGTTATTCCCAGATCTACTTCTGTTTTGTGTCGCTCTTGGTCTACTATTTTGCGAAGATCTGTTAACGCTTCTTTGTTGCGTTGCTCTGGATCTTTGGGTTGTAGTACGCGTTACTTGTTTCGTATTTCTGGTACTCGTATTATTTCTATTGTATGAACGTTTGTTTTGTTGTACTCTTGGTTTTGTCGTAACCACACTTTTACGTGTTACGGTTCTAGAATTATAAGTTCTAGGCTTTACTGACCTGTTAGTAGCAACTCCAGTTCTTTTGTTACTATTTCTTTGCACATAATTTCTGGTGTTACCTGAATTTGTGTTTCGTCTAACCGTAGTACTTCTTTTAGTTACGGTATTACCTCTTGAATTTCTGTTAACAGTTGTAGAATTATTACGTCTTGTTACACTTCTATTTGGGCTTGAATAATCTCTTCTGGAATCTCTATTTACAGTACTATTACGTCTTGTAGCATTTCTATTTGAATCTGAATAGTTTCTTCCCGAATTTCTGTTAATAGCACTGCTACGTCTAGTATTGTTGTTTTGAGCAACACTTCGTCTGTAATTTGCATTTCTGTTTACTCGTGTTACATTTCTCTTGCTTCTGTTTACTGTAGCATAACCTCTGTGTCTACTTATAGTATTACCTCTTCTAGTGGCAATAGATGTTCTAGGTCTGTAATTGTTATAAAACGGTCTATTGTAAGTATAACGTACAGGTCTATAATATTGTCTGTAGGGTCTGTTATAAACCACACAGTAGTCATAAGCAGGAACACTGTAATATCTGTGCCATGGTCTGAAAACATAATTTCTGTTGTATACATTTATAAAACCAGTACAGTGTGAAAAACGATTGTAACGGTTGTAGTGTACATATAAACCACCTACACGGGTTACATAACCGTAGTTATTATAGTTTATCCTTACGTTTCCTACGCGACTAATACGTCCGTAGTAATCGTAATATATAGGAGTGTTTTCTATTTGAATAATAGCGCCATATTCATCGTATTGTACGTAGGCGTTATAATCGTACCCAGAGTTAAAACTAAAATTAACGTTTGGAGTTCCTATGGAAACATTTACGTTAGAACCGCAGTAACGTTGTATATTAAAATCGAATTGTCCATCTCGAAATACGGAGAATTCTATACCGTCTTCAACAAATATGAAAGAGTTTCCATAACCTCTGGTATAAATAGATGTAGAATTGGTGTCAGCGTTGGTTGTGGTTGCATTAACAGTAAACCCTGTAAGAGCTAAACCTGCTAATAAGAATATAAACTTTTTCATAACAATTTGTTTTAATGGATGAATATGTTTGGTTAATTACAAACAGCGTGCCAAAAAACGGGTGGTTGGTTTAAGTGTCTGTTATTCAGTAAATAAGTGTTGATAAGTTTTTTTTAACTAGAATAGCTTCTGTTGGTATTGTGGGAAAAATTATCGAAATTCGTTTATGACTAGGATATAAAACATCAAAACGCTTTTATATCACTTTGTTAAGTTTATTTAAAATAGGATACTATGAAAGTTCTCCTTACTGGAGCTACAGGATATATAGGAAAAAGACTGTTACCGGTTTTATTGGAGATGGGGTGTTATGTTGTTTGTGGTGTGCGAGATAAAAACAAGTTTTACCTGGAAAATGCCTTTCAAGGTAAACTTGAAGTTATTGAAATAGACTTAACCAAACGAGAATCTCTTGATAACATTCCGAGAGATATAGATTTTGCCTATTATTTAGTCCATTCTATGTCGGCCTCGAAAAACTACAGTGTGTTAGAAAAGGAATCCGCAATTAATTTTAGGGAAGCTCTGGGGAAAACGAATGCCAATCAAGTTATCTATTTGAGTGGCATTGTAAACTCACAAACATTATCGAAGCATCTTAATTCCAGAAAAAATGTTGAAATAGAACTAGGTAAGGGAAAATATGCTCTAACCTGCGTTCGGGCTGGTATTATTATTGGTTCGGGGAGTGCTTCTTTCGAAATTATACGCGATTTGGTAGAGAAATTACCCATTATGATCGCTCCAAAATGGTTAAAGACCAAGTGCCAACCCATTGGAATCTCAGATGTTATTAAAATCTTAACGGGTGTAATTGATAACGAAAAAGTGTTTGATAAAAGCTATGATATTGCCAGTGGAGATGTTCTTACGTATAAAGATATGTTATTAGATTTTGCCTCGGTTCGGGGATTAAAACGATATATCTGGACAGTACCGGTAATGACCCCAAGACTATCATCGTATTGGTTATATTTTGTAACATCTACATCTTATAAACTTGCAGTTTCGTTAGTCGACAGCATGAAGGTTGAAGTTATAGCTAACAATGATGATATCAATAAGATCTTAAATATTCAACCATTGGCCTATACGGATTGCATTAGGCAGGCCTTTAAGAAAATAGAGCAAAATGAGATTGTTTCTAGCTGGAAAGATTCAACCATAAGTGGTAGGATAGATTTTAAAATATCCGATTACATCAAGGTTCCAGTATTTGGATGCTTTAAAGATGTTCGTAAAAGGCAAGTTTTAGATACGATATCTTGTATTGATAAAATATGGCAGATTGGAGGAAAAACAGGTTGGTATTATGCCAATTGGCTTTGGGAACTTAGAGGGTTTATCGATAAGCTTTTTGGTGGTGTTGGCTTGAGAAGAGGGAGAACGAACATAAACCATATTCATGCTGGTGATACACTAGATTTCTGGCGGGTTTTATATGCCAATAAAACCGAAAAACGTTTATTGCTATTTGCCGAAATGAAATTGCCGGGAGAAGCTTGGCTTGATTTTCAAATACTGGATAATGAGCTTATTCAAACCGCTACGTTTAGACCCAAAGGGTTATTAGGAAGATTATATTGGTATGCGGTATTTCCTTTGCATGGATTGATCTTTAATGGATTGATACGGCAATTGACCAAGTATGATAAAGTGTAAGCAATATTGGGATTTTCTTTAAGTTGTTGTTAATCAGTAAATAAGTATTTCAGGTTTTTTGT includes:
- a CDS encoding NYN domain-containing protein, with the protein product MIKDTKIAILIDGDNIPSKYISEMMEEIAKYGTPTIKRIYGDWTKPHLSKWKTVLLENAVTPVQQYGYTTGKNATDSAMIIDAMDILYSEKVNGFCLVSSDSDFTRLATRLREAGMQVYGMGEKKTPNPFIVACDKFIYLEILKKDTEKGDKEGKSKKANLYNITPKVIRLLKNSVSDAAGDDGWAFLGDVGSLILKKQPNFDSRNFGFDKLMPLFKSLDHFEMEQRDQSSGRFKLIYVRNK
- a CDS encoding zinc-dependent metalloprotease, encoding MMTLKNLRATKLICFVLTLMLFTVSENAVAQKRKKGKEKNQIEVAAKPDKKKPKKKTITELVKSSKKIDGLFTIYQDTITGTIQMLISEDQINKEYIYFSQIANGVMEAGRAIKGIYRGSKVFKIEKYFNKIEFITQNTSFYFDPESPLSKSKDANISNGNMASIKIESHDEKKGLYLIKADNLFLAETLSQIKRPKLPGTPPNTFKLGSLSKTKTKISAIRNYDSNTDLEVEYVYSSPSVLNNGSNALADGRNVSVKVYHSLIAMPENDYEIRLDDPRVGYFTNQVDDQTSTDATPYRDLVHRWNLKKKDPNASISEPVEPITWWIENTTPLEWRETIKNGVLKWNVAFEKAGFKNAMVVKIQPDDAKWDAGDIRYNVLRWTSSPKPPFGGYGPSFVNPRTGQILGADIMLEYVHFTNRVMYDKLFHLASANETYENSSLEEDHNMYCSLGHVMHENTLFGNAVLKATNATDLEMKRMKKEAMLALIMHEVGHTLGLNHNMKASQLFSPEQLADPNFIKGKCLTGSVMDYAAINVTRDRSKQGQYYDTAVGPYDIWAIQFGYTPFKTEAEKTTLLNKSTQPELIFGNDADDMRSPGKAIDPRVMVGDMSNDQIRYSIDRFETVNAMMLGIKDKFTKSGQSYQELRQAYLILSSQKANAANVISRFIGGVYVDRAMAGQEGEKQPYTPVSLNDQKRAMVALSKYVFAPDAFKAPNDLYNYLAMQRRGYNFRTPEDPKIHKQVLGYQKNVLSHILHPNTLQRITDSELYGNTYKLSTFMNDLNGAIFKADIYSNINSFRQNLQLEYTDMLINMLTGKQSGKYTNNAKSMALYNLKNIRNLASNTGNISSRAHKQHLRTLIDNALKEIK
- a CDS encoding SDR family oxidoreductase, which gives rise to MKVLLTGATGYIGKRLLPVLLEMGCYVVCGVRDKNKFYLENAFQGKLEVIEIDLTKRESLDNIPRDIDFAYYLVHSMSASKNYSVLEKESAINFREALGKTNANQVIYLSGIVNSQTLSKHLNSRKNVEIELGKGKYALTCVRAGIIIGSGSASFEIIRDLVEKLPIMIAPKWLKTKCQPIGISDVIKILTGVIDNEKVFDKSYDIASGDVLTYKDMLLDFASVRGLKRYIWTVPVMTPRLSSYWLYFVTSTSYKLAVSLVDSMKVEVIANNDDINKILNIQPLAYTDCIRQAFKKIEQNEIVSSWKDSTISGRIDFKISDYIKVPVFGCFKDVRKRQVLDTISCIDKIWQIGGKTGWYYANWLWELRGFIDKLFGGVGLRRGRTNINHIHAGDTLDFWRVLYANKTEKRLLLFAEMKLPGEAWLDFQILDNELIQTATFRPKGLLGRLYWYAVFPLHGLIFNGLIRQLTKYDKV